A DNA window from Mycolicibacter hiberniae contains the following coding sequences:
- the murJ gene encoding murein biosynthesis integral membrane protein MurJ, with product MSTPASQPARPELSDAAVVSRSWGMALATLVSRITGFVRVVLLAAILGAALSSAFSVANQLPNQIAALVLEATFTAIFVPVLARAERDDADGGAAFVRRLVTLATALLLATTVISVAAAPLLVRLMLGGDPQVNEALTIAFAYLLLPQVICYGLSSVFMAILNTRNIFGPPAWAPVVNNVVAIATLVLYLLVPGELSVDPVRMGNAKLLVLGVGTTAGVVAQTVVLLVAIRREHISLRPLWGIDDRLKRFGTMASAMVLYVLISQIGLVVTNQIASTAAASGPAIYYYAWLLLQLPFGMIGVTVLTVVMPRLSRNAAAGDDPAVLADLSLATRLMMITLIPIVAVMTVAGPAIGSALFAYGNFGDVDAGYLGAAVAMSAFTLIPYAMVLLQLRVFYAREQPWTPIAIIVVITAVKIGASVLAPHLTGDPDLVAAYLGLANGLGFTAGAVVGHLLLRRSLRPPARPGMPAGHWRLLGPDVIRTVLVTLTASLAAGLVAELTDRVLGLPALTGHGAAGSMLRLLVLTLVMLPIIGAVMVRAGVPEAVAALAAVRRRIGSRAPQAGAPNPPARDLDVPYAEHNCLPTVGGDVTNNPAAHMPPEHIAGGRTPKGAEVTNIPSEGAGSRAASRTVAPQSAQRAAEAPAPVSNDSLLTPGLSVAGGRYRLLVRHGGTPVLQFWQALDTALDRQVALTFVDPNQTMPDDQLTGVLTRTQRLSQIDAPGIARVLDVVRVGAGGLVVSEWVRGASLQEVAGTAPSPVGAGRAIRSLASAAEAAHHNGVALSIDNPARVRVSVDGDVTLAFPATLPDTKPEDDIRGIGATLYALLVNRWPLADAGKGSEGGLQPADRDENGNPIPPDAIKPDIPFQIAAAASHAIAPDGGIRGASTLSNLLQQATALHEQTELLGPVADEPPRPAPTPPDDETRADRRRRVLIGLGIGGAVILVALLVLASVLNRIFGDVNGLDKTELGLSSPSASVLPDAAGPSGVVKPIQATVFSPGGEADRPQDAGLAIDGDPATAWSTDTYSDPVPFPNFKNGVGLILQLPSPTVIGSVSLNVSSTGTRVELRSASTPKPSRLEDTTLLAPAKTLHPGSNKITADSAAPTSNLLVWITTMGNTGGENRTQISEITVQAAS from the coding sequence GTGAGCACGCCCGCATCGCAACCGGCCCGCCCCGAGCTCAGCGACGCCGCGGTGGTGTCGCGTTCCTGGGGGATGGCACTGGCCACGCTGGTCAGCCGGATCACCGGATTCGTTCGGGTGGTGCTGCTGGCGGCAATCCTGGGTGCGGCGCTGTCGAGCGCCTTCTCGGTGGCCAACCAGCTGCCGAATCAGATCGCCGCGCTGGTGCTGGAGGCGACCTTCACCGCGATCTTCGTACCGGTGCTGGCCCGCGCCGAACGCGACGACGCCGACGGCGGCGCGGCGTTCGTCCGCCGGCTGGTCACGCTGGCCACCGCGCTGCTGCTGGCCACCACCGTGATCTCGGTGGCGGCCGCCCCGCTGCTGGTCCGGCTGATGCTCGGTGGTGACCCGCAGGTCAACGAGGCGCTGACCATCGCATTCGCGTATCTGCTGCTGCCGCAGGTGATCTGCTACGGGTTGTCTTCGGTGTTCATGGCGATCCTGAACACCCGCAACATTTTTGGGCCGCCGGCCTGGGCACCGGTGGTCAACAACGTGGTCGCGATCGCCACGTTGGTGCTCTACCTGCTGGTGCCGGGCGAACTGTCGGTGGACCCGGTGCGGATGGGCAACGCCAAGCTGCTGGTGCTCGGGGTCGGCACGACGGCCGGCGTCGTCGCCCAAACCGTCGTTCTGCTGGTGGCGATCCGGCGCGAGCACATCAGCCTGCGCCCGCTGTGGGGAATCGACGACCGCCTCAAGCGCTTCGGCACGATGGCCTCGGCCATGGTGCTCTATGTCCTGATCAGCCAGATCGGACTGGTGGTCACCAACCAGATCGCCAGTACGGCGGCTGCCTCCGGGCCGGCGATCTACTACTACGCCTGGCTGCTGCTGCAGTTGCCGTTCGGCATGATCGGCGTGACGGTGCTGACCGTGGTGATGCCCCGGTTGAGCCGCAACGCCGCCGCCGGCGACGACCCCGCGGTGCTGGCCGATCTGTCGCTGGCCACGCGGCTGATGATGATCACCCTGATTCCGATCGTGGCCGTGATGACCGTCGCCGGCCCGGCGATCGGCAGCGCCCTGTTCGCCTACGGCAACTTCGGCGACGTCGACGCGGGATACCTGGGCGCCGCGGTCGCCATGTCGGCGTTCACGCTGATCCCCTACGCCATGGTGCTGCTGCAGCTGCGGGTCTTCTACGCGCGCGAACAACCGTGGACACCGATCGCCATCATCGTGGTGATCACCGCGGTGAAGATCGGTGCCTCCGTCCTGGCCCCGCACCTGACCGGCGATCCGGATCTGGTCGCCGCCTACCTGGGGCTGGCCAACGGGCTGGGCTTTACCGCCGGGGCTGTCGTCGGACATCTGCTGCTGCGCCGCTCCCTGCGGCCGCCCGCCCGCCCGGGCATGCCCGCCGGGCACTGGCGGCTGCTGGGGCCGGACGTGATCCGCACCGTCCTGGTGACGTTGACCGCCTCCTTGGCTGCCGGCCTGGTGGCCGAGTTGACCGATCGAGTGCTGGGCCTGCCGGCGCTGACTGGCCACGGTGCCGCGGGCTCGATGCTGCGCCTGCTGGTGCTGACGCTGGTGATGTTGCCGATCATCGGGGCGGTGATGGTGCGCGCCGGGGTGCCCGAAGCCGTGGCCGCACTGGCCGCGGTCCGCCGGCGGATCGGTTCACGGGCGCCGCAGGCCGGCGCGCCCAACCCGCCTGCTCGCGATCTCGACGTCCCGTACGCTGAGCACAACTGTTTGCCCACAGTCGGCGGGGATGTGACGAACAATCCCGCCGCGCACATGCCGCCGGAGCACATCGCCGGAGGCAGGACACCGAAAGGTGCGGAGGTGACCAACATTCCTTCGGAGGGGGCGGGGTCTCGGGCCGCGTCGAGGACCGTTGCTCCGCAGTCGGCCCAGCGAGCCGCCGAGGCCCCAGCGCCGGTCAGCAACGACAGCTTGCTGACCCCGGGGCTGAGCGTCGCCGGCGGTCGCTACCGGCTGCTGGTACGTCACGGCGGCACGCCGGTGCTGCAGTTCTGGCAGGCGCTGGACACCGCGCTGGACCGGCAGGTGGCGCTGACGTTCGTCGACCCGAACCAGACCATGCCCGACGACCAGCTCACCGGTGTGCTCACGCGAACCCAGCGGCTCAGTCAGATCGACGCACCCGGAATCGCCCGGGTGCTCGACGTGGTGCGCGTCGGTGCGGGCGGACTGGTGGTCTCCGAATGGGTGCGGGGCGCCTCGCTGCAGGAGGTCGCGGGTACGGCGCCGTCACCGGTCGGCGCGGGCCGCGCGATCCGATCGCTGGCCAGCGCCGCCGAAGCCGCCCACCACAACGGCGTGGCCCTGTCCATCGACAACCCGGCGCGGGTGCGGGTCAGCGTCGACGGCGACGTCACCCTGGCCTTCCCTGCCACCCTGCCCGACACCAAACCCGAGGACGACATTCGCGGAATCGGGGCCACCCTGTACGCGCTGCTGGTCAACCGGTGGCCGTTGGCCGACGCCGGGAAGGGTTCCGAAGGCGGCCTGCAACCGGCCGACCGTGACGAGAACGGCAACCCGATCCCGCCGGACGCGATCAAGCCGGACATCCCCTTCCAGATCGCCGCGGCCGCCAGTCATGCCATCGCGCCCGACGGCGGGATCCGTGGCGCTTCGACGCTGTCCAACCTGCTGCAGCAGGCCACGGCCCTGCACGAGCAGACCGAGCTACTGGGACCGGTCGCCGACGAGCCGCCCCGGCCGGCGCCCACGCCCCCGGACGACGAGACCCGCGCCGACCGGCGCCGGCGGGTGCTGATCGGACTGGGCATCGGTGGCGCCGTCATCCTGGTAGCGCTGCTGGTGCTGGCCTCGGTGCTCAACCGCATCTTCGGTGACGTCAACGGGTTGGACAAGACCGAACTGGGCCTGAGCAGTCCGTCGGCGTCGGTCCTGCCCGACGCGGCCGGGCCGAGTGGCGTGGTGAAGCCGATACAGGCGACGGTGTTCTCGCCCGGCGGCGAGGCCGACCGGCCCCAGGACGCCGGTCTGGCGATCGACGGGGACCCGGCCACCGCCTGGTCCACCGACACCTACTCCGATCCCGTGCCCTTCCCGAACTTCAAGAACGGCGTGGGCCTGATCCTGCAGCTGCCCAGCCCCACGGTG